The stretch of DNA GGCTCCAAAATCCCCCAGAGACAAACCTGAATGAACATCATAAAGTAGACTGAAATCACATAAACATATCCACAAGCATTCCATTGATGCTGCAAAATATAAGCAGATAAAATATTCTCGAGTTGAAACATACTCACTTCTTTCAGATAGAGGATAAGGCATGGCGGGGTGGCTCGATCCATATGTTCTCAAAGGGAGGTTGCTCTCCCCAGTCATACTGCTGTTTACGGGGATAGTATCTACAGTCATCAAACGAATACGATATGCAACGCTTTCCAAAGAAACGAAATTTGGAGAAGTACACACTGTTCCTCATTATTCCAGGCAGATTAGCTCCTGAAAGAGATGACAAGAAACTTGCAAATATTGTCACACCGCGAAGGCTTTCCATTTCTTTCCATGCCAATTCTGATCGATACAGTTTATATATCATGGGGTTCTTGTTTTGAGACGTATAGACGACTAAGAGATCTCCGTTGTGCTCTGTCATAAATTTTCCTTTCCACCAATTTTTGACGAAAAAATTCTCAGGGCATCTTGGTGGAGGCACAGCAAGAACCTTCCAATATCGTCTCCCTGGATCATAAACTCCTAACCAACCAGTGAGACTAAGACAATAAAAGAGTCCACTGCAGAAAACGGGTTTGTCCCAAATGCTACTAACAAACGGCAAGCGATTCCGGTGGTTAACAATGGTCCATTCCGATGCCCCGGGATGACATGTGCTGATAGCAACAACAGTAGGGTGGACGTGCTTTATTGAGAAAACCACACAGTTGGTCGATGTTGGGGCACAAGAGAAAGCCATTATTTCATATGCCAACTCATAGCTAGGAAGATTTATTGTCTCCCGAGTGAAGGGATTAAAGAAGAATACCAGGTGATTCCTGCGTCTATATAACAACAACCAACCCTGTTTAGTGTAACAAACCCTGCATCCACGCAACTCTGGTAGCTCAAGAGAGTGGATTTTGCGCTCTGATGGATCATAGAACTCGTACAAGCAACCAGATTTCGGTATGTACATGAGCCATGGTGATTGGTTCATAACCCGAACTGAGATTGCAACCTTGTGCCACCTCTTGCAGACAACAGATGCTCGAACGTTATCCTCAAATGTTAGATTGGACAAA from Gossypium hirsutum isolate 1008001.06 chromosome D04, Gossypium_hirsutum_v2.1, whole genome shotgun sequence encodes:
- the LOC107899244 gene encoding F-box/kelch-repeat protein At1g57790 isoform X1 — its product is MKTYLKILFAFLFFETFEFFRISPLFKPLAEMVNGIERTASEDGKGRLELQTWSDLPLELLELILSNLTFEDNVRASVVCKRWHKVAISVRVMNQSPWLMYIPKSGCLYEFYDPSERKIHSLELPELRGCRVCYTKQGWLLLYRRRNHLVFFFNPFTRETINLPSYELAYEIMAFSCAPTSTNCVVFSIKHVHPTVVAISTCHPGASEWTIVNHRNRLPFVSSIWDKPVFCSGLFYCLSLTGWLGVYDPGRRYWKVLAVPPPRCPENFFVKNWWKGKFMTEHNGDLLVVYTSQNKNPMIYKLYRSELAWKEMESLRGVTIFASFLSSLSGANLPGIMRNSVYFSKFRFFGKRCISYSFDDCRYYPRKQQYDWGEQPPFENIWIEPPRHALSSI
- the LOC107899244 gene encoding F-box/kelch-repeat protein At1g57790 isoform X3 is translated as MVNGIERTASEDGKGRLELQTWSDLPLELLELILSNLTFEDNVRASVVCKRWHKVAISVRVMNQSPWLMYIPKSGCLYEFYDPSERKIHSLELPELRGCRVCYTKQGWLLLYRRRNHLVFFFNPFTRETINLPSYELAYEIMAFSCAPTSTNCVVFSIKHVHPTVVAISTCHPGASEWTIVNHRNRLPFVSSIWDKPVFCSGLFYCLSLTGWLGVYDPGRRYWKVLAVPPPRCPENFFVKNWWKGKFMTEHNGDLLVVYTSQNKNPMIYKLYRSELAWKEMESLRGVTIFASFLSSLSGANLPGIMRNSVYFSKFRFFGKRCISYSFDDCRYYPRKQQYDWGEQPPFENIWIEPPRHALSSI
- the LOC107899244 gene encoding F-box/kelch-repeat protein At1g57790 isoform X2, whose translation is MAATKKRKLKLLAEMVNGIERTASEDGKGRLELQTWSDLPLELLELILSNLTFEDNVRASVVCKRWHKVAISVRVMNQSPWLMYIPKSGCLYEFYDPSERKIHSLELPELRGCRVCYTKQGWLLLYRRRNHLVFFFNPFTRETINLPSYELAYEIMAFSCAPTSTNCVVFSIKHVHPTVVAISTCHPGASEWTIVNHRNRLPFVSSIWDKPVFCSGLFYCLSLTGWLGVYDPGRRYWKVLAVPPPRCPENFFVKNWWKGKFMTEHNGDLLVVYTSQNKNPMIYKLYRSELAWKEMESLRGVTIFASFLSSLSGANLPGIMRNSVYFSKFRFFGKRCISYSFDDCRYYPRKQQYDWGEQPPFENIWIEPPRHALSSI